One window from the genome of Pseudobacteriovorax antillogorgiicola encodes:
- a CDS encoding cupin-like domain-containing protein, which translates to MSLGEEATIKAAYSTAQNQNLMVYDYKQINPQILFRDHIRARKPALIKNAVHGSWAPWSWTISSLVQRYGDKSITYRSPAGDQVGDLANVVEKALGSNNEKVYLRNLRIVKDLPELADELFPLPDILRGDWKSTFLLPNNWLLGKHIIELFVSKPGITFPVLHLDYWGMDGFICQVEGHKQFVLFSPDDTPYLYPTAENPLLSAVDPFQPDFNKHPEFKNASMVLIDLEPGDVLYNPGWWHTTKTLSQSLTIIFSTWNSGNWGQMIRELVKANFKSEPSKSAVIASYLALVAIPLFMWEQWRIKATGTYPS; encoded by the coding sequence ATGAGCCTTGGGGAGGAAGCAACCATTAAAGCAGCTTATTCTACAGCCCAAAATCAAAACCTAATGGTATACGACTATAAACAGATCAATCCGCAGATACTATTCAGGGATCACATTAGGGCACGCAAACCAGCCCTGATCAAGAATGCAGTCCATGGTAGTTGGGCTCCCTGGTCTTGGACAATTAGCTCTCTTGTCCAAAGATATGGCGATAAATCGATCACTTACCGTAGTCCGGCAGGTGATCAAGTTGGTGATTTAGCGAATGTAGTTGAAAAAGCTTTAGGTTCCAATAACGAGAAGGTGTACCTACGAAACCTGAGGATCGTAAAAGACCTTCCCGAGCTTGCTGATGAGCTATTTCCTTTACCTGACATTTTGAGAGGAGATTGGAAATCCACCTTTCTTCTACCCAATAATTGGCTCTTAGGTAAGCATATTATCGAGCTTTTTGTCTCGAAACCGGGTATCACATTTCCCGTTCTACACCTTGACTATTGGGGTATGGATGGATTCATATGTCAGGTTGAAGGACATAAGCAGTTCGTCTTATTCTCACCTGACGATACGCCCTATCTCTATCCAACAGCAGAGAATCCATTGCTTTCTGCCGTCGACCCCTTTCAACCAGACTTCAACAAGCACCCTGAGTTTAAAAACGCCTCAATGGTACTGATAGACTTAGAACCAGGGGATGTGCTTTACAACCCCGGTTGGTGGCATACAACAAAAACATTAAGCCAATCGCTCACCATCATATTTTCTACCTGGAACTCAGGAAATTGGGGACAGATGATACGAGAGCTTGTTAAGGCAAACTTCAAAAGTGAGCCAAGCAAAAGCGCAGTGATAGCTTCCTATCTAGCGCTAGTGGCAATTCCCTTGTTTATGTGGGAACAGTGGAGGATCAAGGCAACTGGTACTTATCCTTCATAA